The Thalassotalea sp. LPB0316 nucleotide sequence GTTGCTTGCCATCGAAACGATAACGAAACTGAAAAACAATTTTGCCCTTGGGCGATACCCGAGCACTTAGCCCATCTCGGTCGGCTTTTACTACGGTTTCTTTTGCTTCTTTATTTAACCTGGCATCGAGCCAGCTAACTGATAACGCCATGTTATAAGCCCAGCCCTAGTTTTGATTTTAATGATTGTTTACGTGATTCTGCTTTGGGTTCTGGCGCTGTACTCATAGAAGTCACTTCACCATCTGGTGCAAAGCCATCCACCTGTACAGATGTCGTGGATAGATTGGGTTGGCTCATGTGAATTAACCCAAAGGTGGCCAGCATCCGCAGACGCTCAGCGCGTTCCCGTGGTGGCGTCTTTTCCAATTCTTTGAGCAGTTCAGGGTGGCTCCCTGGGGGAATGTTGACGACGACTCTCATGATCACGCCCCATAAAACCAGAAGCCTCGGACGTTCGCCAAAACAGACTGTTCCGGCACGATGATCTTGCTTCGTGAAAAAATCTCCTTGGCCGCTTCCTTATAAGCCATGGCTCCACCTCCGGCGATCAATACCAAGTCCGCATTGATGCTTTCGTCACGCATGGATTGGCGCATGGCTGTAAGAGCAACAGGCGCTACCTTTTTCATGGCAGCATTCAGATAAGGTGAAATATCGACCTTTTCTCCAAACAGCAGGACCTGCAAGTCGCCGGTTCTCATGGCTTTTTCAAGTCGATCCATTCCGACTTTGGCACCGTGATCTTCTGAAATCAGCTTATCAATGGTTTCCAGTAGCACGGACATTGCCTGAAGACTGGTTCCTGATGAGCTGTAGCGAATTTCTCCGGCCTCAAGAGCAACCCAGTCAACAGAAAAGAAGCCGGGATCTATGACGACGACGCGACCTTCTTCAATCAAGCCCAAATCTCCACCAGTTTGAACCAGATCCATATAGGCACCGGCAGGCTGCGGCAGCACTTTGACATCATGAACTGTGATGCTGCGCTTAGGCGTCACTTGATGGACACCTTTTAAACGCTGCACAAGGTCAGACTTACGTTGTGGTTCATGAAACTGGGAAACCGGTAATCCAGTGACAACCAAATCGATGGATTCTGTTTCAGCCATTAACAAGGCGGCATGAAAAAGTGCCTTATAGGTTTTTGTGGTGGGATATTCCGGGTGAAGCTCTCGTTCCCAGCCTTGAAGGCGTCCAGCAGGAACACCAGCGGCCCAACGCTCATTATCGACTGACACATACAAACAAGTTTCATCATCGCCTCCACCGATACGCTCTGGCATACGATCCGCAGGACCGGCACCCGCAGGCAGAATAATGGTTTTCGGTTCACTGCCTGATTGGCCAATTGCCAGCTTCAGGTTCGAGTAACCGATATCTACGCCTAGTACAAACATACTTATCTCCTGTGCACTCAAAGTGCTCTAACGGTTTTCAATCAACCGCGCTGTTCACGCTTGGGCTATTCCAAGTGCTCTGGCGGTTCACTCAAATGTCATTATCAGGATTCGGTGCACTGGCGGTGGGCAGAAAGGTGACAAATCCTTTCATCTATCTGCCTATTGCATTTTCGCAAAAGTATGAGAATAGGCTCTGTTTGGCGGCGGATGACCTAGTCAAAAAAATCGAGACGCCAAACGTCGTTTGCATTCTGGCCTGAACTCGCCAAACGGTTTGTATCTTCATGACGATACGTCTTTTTAGGCGTTTTTAAGTGAAATCGGGCTGTATCCCTTGTCAGGTATGGGATTGCGCGAGTTGATTTATATCGAGACGCCAAACAGTGATTGTTACGGCAGTTTCACGTTTGGCGTTTCGATCCAAAAGCCAAACGGATAGTGGTTTTGGCTTTTGAGGTTAATTGGATGGGAAAATTGGTTTGGTAGAAATCGTCAATGAACAATGGAAAGCAGAGGTATCAGATTTACTTCAGCAAGAAACGGACAGGCTAAAAGCGCTGGCACGAACTGAAGTTGATGACTTTTGGGTTACCCATTACAAGGTTCGAGAGAATGAGCCCTTTAAAGACTGGGGCCTGCTTGGTGTCCGTATCAGAGACTTTAAGTATGGCTTTGGCATAGAGTGGTACATCAACAGTTTTCACGGTCAACGAGGCAAGCGCGTGGTCTTTAGCAAGGGACTGCGTATTTCAAAGACGAAGCTGAGATACTCATTTTTGGACTGCCAAGGTCTAGCCAAAGAATGGGAGTTAGCGCTGGCCATGGAGAAAGAAGAATTCTT carries:
- a CDS encoding ParM/StbA family protein, giving the protein MFVLGVDIGYSNLKLAIGQSGSEPKTIILPAGAGPADRMPERIGGGDDETCLYVSVDNERWAAGVPAGRLQGWERELHPEYPTTKTYKALFHAALLMAETESIDLVVTGLPVSQFHEPQRKSDLVQRLKGVHQVTPKRSITVHDVKVLPQPAGAYMDLVQTGGDLGLIEEGRVVVIDPGFFSVDWVALEAGEIRYSSSGTSLQAMSVLLETIDKLISEDHGAKVGMDRLEKAMRTGDLQVLLFGEKVDISPYLNAAMKKVAPVALTAMRQSMRDESINADLVLIAGGGAMAYKEAAKEIFSRSKIIVPEQSVLANVRGFWFYGA
- the mobI gene encoding conjugative transfer protein MobI(A/C), yielding MDGKIGLVEIVNEQWKAEVSDLLQQETDRLKALARTEVDDFWVTHYKVRENEPFKDWGLLGVRIRDFKYGFGIEWYINSFHGQRGKRVVFSKGLRISKTKLRYSFLDCQGLAKEWELALAMEKEEFFSDIRRQVDKLNMLRRRVNAY